In Labrus bergylta chromosome 1, fLabBer1.1, whole genome shotgun sequence, one genomic interval encodes:
- the fam184b gene encoding protein FAM184B isoform X1, producing MRCASEKLTRFLVGICIREAAAACGGIIFLTILRVLEVPPLPCVCWRFIMASGAGKAAQPPPGPGSAVNGTAADFQNIEQELYDYQMHSKMCKKIAQLTKVIYSLNMKNEEQEAALQALSHAHHEELHRILVETCHEGEGSALRTRLLELQESLDEQQRVGAQVQADFECFRIHMGERERETEAELRKEFEERLQFAEEELQEVKAQMSDAQEESDRLSKELEKAEEQIQELEAKCEELQETADVGRRSEGEEKQKEEKEADLKRVKALLEEVRELKEERDRAEAERWRAQKEEREQWERRMSDLTEESEETRRRMEAEWREERRRWEEREEEEKKGMHSALRERVKRAEAEAESHLERLAESKRNAVKLQERIQDLEEELELDRRRVSEAEGVAKRAEEELGVAKERLLLQEDELQSRAEELQNRGGCEVCVCAEVDELRSQVSRLQSKNRELELQSSGRNSDHARQIRQHAEALSSLRSEMVRAQTEELRRIQKHADDERDKLQKDIEEERETLQKEREQEKDEFDRVQREREGEKEALHKEVEEMRERLRREKEEEVDRLRKELEVERVRGRSQLDKSIEQVEQERANVQQKLEEEKKRLVEKAEEDRKRLKEQVRKAIEEVMRRHAAELQNVQEALSSEKKTNQEVCAHLEVERRSTEELRSLLEKEREELRTKLRDANNEICRLESVIRKQDKKEKVAPDAAPSCGPQCSRQEEELHQTRTRLARLQEEADKQRERQQRDVASLRADKHRLEEKVLEQSRLNAERSLLEQGQRHTEDRIRAECEDRLRAEFRIEMNAAVAESEQRWQNREQEMQTQISELQSQLSEEQEQDEKKKACSGDDCHGNPEIDRLRKEVQDTKEINKKLRELLQEPQSQSSAEEKHNHSVALQALERQAKEDLLSERNRLQTMHHLELDKQRAELTQQHTEWSRQMTQRHMQQIEDLQAQLQAHTQMMALQQDLKQQNQYQVFERQLDESRCAMMELQRENATLKKQLKEKSVQLNPKTEEKEDEPVELHKKKDAQLEEEAQRLKEEVEKLRVEMEKLEESQKHWEEKKEEDVKEEEVDEEKKKEREEEKRREEVEEIRREHKKEMQSLVSEYSSAQTHLQARIVALENEFNCRLREREERCRRREPRCDDLQLGRLQERLTERDQLIKRLVEERHQLQLHPPVAGDNSTLRHRDSKSRPGSATPTMRKKRAESPPRVTSASSAAAYDRSIFLPQSSSSSSSSSVHQHSSSTLPHQSSSHPQTSPHYSSSSLPHKHTSLSLSQQSSPTLPRSTRSRTSCIPPTPAPTAPLPVCPSAQTGIRYVSPSCQAHSVRGPYLEQRGTEGLKQEWFTKYFSF from the exons ATGAGATGCGCGAGTGAAAAGTTGACACGATTTTTGGTGGGAATTTGCATCCGAGAGGCGGCGGCGGCGTGCGGCGGGATCATTTTCTTGACTATCCTCCGGGTTTTGGAAGTCCCTCCCCTCCCttgtgtgtgttggaggttCATTATGGCTTCAGGCGCCGGTAAGGCTGCACAGCCTCCCCCCGGGCCGGGCTCCGCCGTTAACGGGACTGCGGCAGACTTCCAGAACATCGAGCAGGAGCTGTACGACTACCAGATGCACAGCAAGATGTGCAAGAAGATCGCTCAGCTCACCAAG GTGATTTATTCTCTGAACATGAAGAATGAGGAGCAGGAGGCGGCCCTGCAGGCCTTGAGCCACGCCCACCACGAGGAGCTGCACCGCATCCTAGTGGAGACTTGCCACGAGGGGGAGGGGTCAGCGCTGAGGACACGCCTCCTGGAGCTGCAGGAGTCTCTTGATGAGCAGCAGAGAGTCGGAgcccag GTGCAGGCGGACTTCGAGTGCTTCCGTATACACATGGGGGAGAGGGAACGTGAAACCGAGGCGGAGCTGAGGAAGGAGTTCGAGGAGAGGCTCCAGTTTGcggaggaggagctgcaggaggtcAAGGCCCAGATGAGCGACGCCCAAGAGGAGAGCGACCGTCTGAGCAAGGAGCTGGAGAAGGCCGAGGAGCAGATCCAGGAGCTGGAGGCCAAGtgtgaggagctgcaggaaacaGCCGACGTGGGGAGACGGAGCGAAGGcgaggagaaacagaaagaggagaaggaggcggACTTGAAAAGAGTGAAGGCCCTcttggaggaggtgagggagctgaaggaggagagggaccGAGCCGAGGCGGAGAGGTGGCGAGCGCAGAAGGAGGAGCGGGAGCAGTGGGAGCGGAGGATGAGCGACCTGAccgaggagagcgaggagacgaggaggaggatggaggcgGAGTGGAGGGAGGAGCGGCGGAggtgggaggagagggaggaggaggagaagaaggggaTGCACAGCGCTCTGAGGGAGAGGGTGAAGAGGGCAGAGGCCGAGGCCGAGAGTCACCTGGAGAGGTTGGCCGAGAGCAAGAGGAACGCGGTCAAACTGCAGGAGCGGATACAg gacctggaggaggagctggagctggaccGGAGGCGTGTCTCCGAGGCAGAGGGCGTGGCCAAGCGGGCGGAGGAGGAGCTCGGGGTGGCTAaggagaggctgctgctgcaggaggacgagctgcagagcagagcag aggagctgcagaacCGCGGCGGCTGCgaggtgtgcgtgtgtgctgaGGTGGACGAGCTGAGGAGCCAGGTGAGCCGGCTGCAGAGCAAGAACAGAGAGCTGGAGCTGCAGAGCAGCGGCAGGAACAGTGACCACGCCCGGCAGATACGCCAg CATGCCGAGGCTCTGTCCAGTTTGCGCTCCGAGATGGTGAGAGCTCAGACAGAGGAGCTGCGTCGTATCCAAAAGCATGCAGACGATGAGAGGGACAAGCTGCAGAAGGATatagaagaggagagagaaaccctgcagaaggagagagagcaagaaaagGACGAGTTTGACAGagtgcagagggagagagagggggagaaggaggCGCTGCacaaggaggtggaggagatgagagagcgtctgaggagggaaaaggaggaggaggtggaccGGCTGCGGAAGGAGCTGGAGGTGGAGAGGGTCCGCGGCCGCTCGCAGTTGGACAAGAGCATTGAACAGGTGGAGCAGGAGAGGGCCAACGTGCAGcagaagctggaggaggagaagaaaaggctGGTGGAGAAGGCCGAGGAGGACAGGAAACGGCTGAAGGAGCAAGTGCGGAAGGCGatagaggaggtgatgaggaggcATGCGGCCGAACTTCAAAACGTCCAGGAAGCTCTGAGCTCAGAGAAGAAGACCAACCAAGAG GTGTGTGCACATTTGGAGGTGGAAAGAAGAAGCACTGAGGAGCTCCGCAGTTTGctggagaaggaaagagaggagctgaggacaAAACTGAGGGACGCTAATAacgag ATCTGCAGGCTGGAATCAGTCATCcgaaaacaagacaagaaagAGAAGGTGGCCCCCGACGCTGCACCCTCGTGTGGGCCGCAGTGCTCCcgccaggaggaggagctccaCCAGACCCGGACTCGGCTGGCTCGCTTACAGGAGGAAGCGGACAAGCAGCGGGAGAGGCAGCAGCGGGACGTCGCGTCCCTGAGAGCCGACAAACACCGTCTGGAGGAGAAGGTCCTGGAGCAGAGCCGACTGAACGCCGAGAGGAGTCTTCTGGAGCAGGGTCAGCGGCACACCGAGGACCGGATCAG GGCAGAGTGTGAGGATCGTCTCCGAGCCGAGTTCAGGATCGAGATGAACGCCGCCGTGGCTGAGAGCGAGCAGAGGTGGCAGAACAGAGAGCAGGAGATGCAGACGCAGATTTCTGAGCTGCAGAGTCAACTGAGCGAAGAGCAGGAGCAG GACGAGAAAAAGAAGGCGTGCTCCGGAGACGATTGTCATGGCAACCCCGAAATTGACAGGCTGCGGAAAGAGGTCCAAGACACCAAGGAGATAAACAAGAAGCTGAGGGAGCTGCTGCag gagcctCAGAGTCAGTCTTCAGCAGAGGAGAAACACAATCACTCCGTGGCTCTGCAGGCTTTGGAGAGACAGGCCAAAGAAGACCTGCTGTCTGAGAGGAACCGATTACAGACAATGCACCACCTGGAGCTGG ATAAGCAGCGAGCAGAGTTGACCCAGCAGCACACGGAGTGGAGCAGACAGATGACCCAGAGACACATGCAGCAGATAGAAGACCTGCAGGCTCAgctacaggcacacacacagatgatggCCCTGcaacag gaccTGAAGCAGCAGAACCAGTACCAGGTGTTCGAGCGGCAGCTGGATGAGAGTCGCTGTGCCATGatggagctgcagagagaaaatgcCACACTGAAGAAGCAGTTGAAGGAAAA GTCGGTGCAGCTGAATCCCAaaacggaggagaaagaggacgAGCCTGTGGAGCTGCACAAGAAGAAGGACgcccagctggaggaggaggcgcAGCGTctgaaggaggaggtggagaaacTGCGGGTGGAGATGGAGAAACTGGAGGAGTCCCAGAAGCActgggaggagaagaaagaggaggacgtgaaggaggaggaggtggacgaggagaagaagaaggagcgcgaggaggagaagaggagggaggaggtggaggagatcAGGAGGGAGCACAAGAAGGAGATGCAGAGTCTGGTGTCGGAGTACAGCAGCGCGCAGACGCACCTGCAGGCTCGCATCGTGGCCTTGGAGAATGA atTTAACTGCAGGCTGCGCGAGCGGGAGGAgcgctgcaggaggagggagcCCCGCTGTGACGATCTGCAGCTGGGGAGGCTTCAGGAGAGGCTGACGGAGAGGGACCAGCTCATCAAACGACTAGTG GAAGAGAGGCATCAGCTGCAGCTCCACCCTCCTGTTGCCGGGGACAACAGCACCCTCAGGCATCGTGACAGCAAGTCCCGCCCGGGGAGCGCCACGCCAACCATGAGG AAGAAGCGTGCTGAGTCTCCCCCTCGGGTGACCAGCGCCTCCAGCGCCGCAGCTTACGACAGGAGCATCTTCCTCCCCCAGTCCTCCTcgtcgtcttcctcctcctctgtccatcagcactcctcctccaccctccctcACCAGTCCTCCTCCCACCCTCAGACCTCCCCCcactactcctcctcctctcttccacACAAGCACACCTCCCTCTCCCTCAGCCAACAGTCCTCCCCCACCCTCCCTCGCTCCACCCGATCCCGGACGTCCTGCATCCCTCCCACCCCGGCGCCCACCGCCCCGCTCCCCGTCTGCCCCTCGGCGCAGACGGGCATCCGCTACGTGTCGCCGTCTTGCCAGGCCCATTCAGTCAG GGGCCCGTACCTGGAgcagagagggacagagggtCTGAAGCAGGAGTGGTTCACAAAATACTTCTCCTTTTAA
- the fam184b gene encoding protein FAM184B isoform X2, whose protein sequence is MRCASEKLTRFLVGICIREAAAACGGIIFLTILRVLEVPPLPCVCWRFIMASGAGKAAQPPPGPGSAVNGTAADFQNIEQELYDYQMHSKMCKKIAQLTKVIYSLNMKNEEQEAALQALSHAHHEELHRILVETCHEGEGSALRTRLLELQESLDEQQRVGAQVQADFECFRIHMGERERETEAELRKEFEERLQFAEEELQEVKAQMSDAQEESDRLSKELEKAEEQIQELEAKCEELQETADVGRRSEGEEKQKEEKEADLKRVKALLEEVRELKEERDRAEAERWRAQKEEREQWERRMSDLTEESEETRRRMEAEWREERRRWEEREEEEKKGMHSALRERVKRAEAEAESHLERLAESKRNAVKLQERIQDLEEELELDRRRVSEAEGVAKRAEEELGVAKERLLLQEDELQSRAEELQNRGGCEVCVCAEVDELRSQVSRLQSKNRELELQSSGRNSDHARQIRQHAEALSSLRSEMVRAQTEELRRIQKHADDERDKLQKDIEEERETLQKEREQEKDEFDRVQREREGEKEALHKEVEEMRERLRREKEEEVDRLRKELEVERVRGRSQLDKSIEQVEQERANVQQKLEEEKKRLVEKAEEDRKRLKEQVRKAIEEVMRRHAAELQNVQEALSSEKKTNQEVCAHLEVERRSTEELRSLLEKEREELRTKLRDANNEICRLESVIRKQDKKEKVAPDAAPSCGPQCSRQEEELHQTRTRLARLQEEADKQRERQQRDVASLRADKHRLEEKVLEQSRLNAERSLLEQGQRHTEDRIRAECEDRLRAEFRIEMNAAVAESEQRWQNREQEMQTQISELQSQLSEEQEQDEKKKACSGDDCHGNPEIDRLRKEVQDTKEINKKLRELLQEPQSQSSAEEKHNHSVALQALERQAKEDLLSERNRLQTMHHLELDKQRAELTQQHTEWSRQMTQRHMQQIEDLQAQLQAHTQMMALQQDLKQQNQYQVFERQLDESRCAMMELQRENATLKKQLKEKSVQLNPKTEEKEDEPVELHKKKDAQLEEEAQRLKEEVEKLRVEMEKLEESQKHWEEKKEEDVKEEEVDEEKKKEREEEKRREEVEEIRREHKKEMQSLVSEYSSAQTHLQARIVALENELREREERCRRREPRCDDLQLGRLQERLTERDQLIKRLVEERHQLQLHPPVAGDNSTLRHRDSKSRPGSATPTMRKKRAESPPRVTSASSAAAYDRSIFLPQSSSSSSSSSVHQHSSSTLPHQSSSHPQTSPHYSSSSLPHKHTSLSLSQQSSPTLPRSTRSRTSCIPPTPAPTAPLPVCPSAQTGIRYVSPSCQAHSVRGPYLEQRGTEGLKQEWFTKYFSF, encoded by the exons ATGAGATGCGCGAGTGAAAAGTTGACACGATTTTTGGTGGGAATTTGCATCCGAGAGGCGGCGGCGGCGTGCGGCGGGATCATTTTCTTGACTATCCTCCGGGTTTTGGAAGTCCCTCCCCTCCCttgtgtgtgttggaggttCATTATGGCTTCAGGCGCCGGTAAGGCTGCACAGCCTCCCCCCGGGCCGGGCTCCGCCGTTAACGGGACTGCGGCAGACTTCCAGAACATCGAGCAGGAGCTGTACGACTACCAGATGCACAGCAAGATGTGCAAGAAGATCGCTCAGCTCACCAAG GTGATTTATTCTCTGAACATGAAGAATGAGGAGCAGGAGGCGGCCCTGCAGGCCTTGAGCCACGCCCACCACGAGGAGCTGCACCGCATCCTAGTGGAGACTTGCCACGAGGGGGAGGGGTCAGCGCTGAGGACACGCCTCCTGGAGCTGCAGGAGTCTCTTGATGAGCAGCAGAGAGTCGGAgcccag GTGCAGGCGGACTTCGAGTGCTTCCGTATACACATGGGGGAGAGGGAACGTGAAACCGAGGCGGAGCTGAGGAAGGAGTTCGAGGAGAGGCTCCAGTTTGcggaggaggagctgcaggaggtcAAGGCCCAGATGAGCGACGCCCAAGAGGAGAGCGACCGTCTGAGCAAGGAGCTGGAGAAGGCCGAGGAGCAGATCCAGGAGCTGGAGGCCAAGtgtgaggagctgcaggaaacaGCCGACGTGGGGAGACGGAGCGAAGGcgaggagaaacagaaagaggagaaggaggcggACTTGAAAAGAGTGAAGGCCCTcttggaggaggtgagggagctgaaggaggagagggaccGAGCCGAGGCGGAGAGGTGGCGAGCGCAGAAGGAGGAGCGGGAGCAGTGGGAGCGGAGGATGAGCGACCTGAccgaggagagcgaggagacgaggaggaggatggaggcgGAGTGGAGGGAGGAGCGGCGGAggtgggaggagagggaggaggaggagaagaaggggaTGCACAGCGCTCTGAGGGAGAGGGTGAAGAGGGCAGAGGCCGAGGCCGAGAGTCACCTGGAGAGGTTGGCCGAGAGCAAGAGGAACGCGGTCAAACTGCAGGAGCGGATACAg gacctggaggaggagctggagctggaccGGAGGCGTGTCTCCGAGGCAGAGGGCGTGGCCAAGCGGGCGGAGGAGGAGCTCGGGGTGGCTAaggagaggctgctgctgcaggaggacgagctgcagagcagagcag aggagctgcagaacCGCGGCGGCTGCgaggtgtgcgtgtgtgctgaGGTGGACGAGCTGAGGAGCCAGGTGAGCCGGCTGCAGAGCAAGAACAGAGAGCTGGAGCTGCAGAGCAGCGGCAGGAACAGTGACCACGCCCGGCAGATACGCCAg CATGCCGAGGCTCTGTCCAGTTTGCGCTCCGAGATGGTGAGAGCTCAGACAGAGGAGCTGCGTCGTATCCAAAAGCATGCAGACGATGAGAGGGACAAGCTGCAGAAGGATatagaagaggagagagaaaccctgcagaaggagagagagcaagaaaagGACGAGTTTGACAGagtgcagagggagagagagggggagaaggaggCGCTGCacaaggaggtggaggagatgagagagcgtctgaggagggaaaaggaggaggaggtggaccGGCTGCGGAAGGAGCTGGAGGTGGAGAGGGTCCGCGGCCGCTCGCAGTTGGACAAGAGCATTGAACAGGTGGAGCAGGAGAGGGCCAACGTGCAGcagaagctggaggaggagaagaaaaggctGGTGGAGAAGGCCGAGGAGGACAGGAAACGGCTGAAGGAGCAAGTGCGGAAGGCGatagaggaggtgatgaggaggcATGCGGCCGAACTTCAAAACGTCCAGGAAGCTCTGAGCTCAGAGAAGAAGACCAACCAAGAG GTGTGTGCACATTTGGAGGTGGAAAGAAGAAGCACTGAGGAGCTCCGCAGTTTGctggagaaggaaagagaggagctgaggacaAAACTGAGGGACGCTAATAacgag ATCTGCAGGCTGGAATCAGTCATCcgaaaacaagacaagaaagAGAAGGTGGCCCCCGACGCTGCACCCTCGTGTGGGCCGCAGTGCTCCcgccaggaggaggagctccaCCAGACCCGGACTCGGCTGGCTCGCTTACAGGAGGAAGCGGACAAGCAGCGGGAGAGGCAGCAGCGGGACGTCGCGTCCCTGAGAGCCGACAAACACCGTCTGGAGGAGAAGGTCCTGGAGCAGAGCCGACTGAACGCCGAGAGGAGTCTTCTGGAGCAGGGTCAGCGGCACACCGAGGACCGGATCAG GGCAGAGTGTGAGGATCGTCTCCGAGCCGAGTTCAGGATCGAGATGAACGCCGCCGTGGCTGAGAGCGAGCAGAGGTGGCAGAACAGAGAGCAGGAGATGCAGACGCAGATTTCTGAGCTGCAGAGTCAACTGAGCGAAGAGCAGGAGCAG GACGAGAAAAAGAAGGCGTGCTCCGGAGACGATTGTCATGGCAACCCCGAAATTGACAGGCTGCGGAAAGAGGTCCAAGACACCAAGGAGATAAACAAGAAGCTGAGGGAGCTGCTGCag gagcctCAGAGTCAGTCTTCAGCAGAGGAGAAACACAATCACTCCGTGGCTCTGCAGGCTTTGGAGAGACAGGCCAAAGAAGACCTGCTGTCTGAGAGGAACCGATTACAGACAATGCACCACCTGGAGCTGG ATAAGCAGCGAGCAGAGTTGACCCAGCAGCACACGGAGTGGAGCAGACAGATGACCCAGAGACACATGCAGCAGATAGAAGACCTGCAGGCTCAgctacaggcacacacacagatgatggCCCTGcaacag gaccTGAAGCAGCAGAACCAGTACCAGGTGTTCGAGCGGCAGCTGGATGAGAGTCGCTGTGCCATGatggagctgcagagagaaaatgcCACACTGAAGAAGCAGTTGAAGGAAAA GTCGGTGCAGCTGAATCCCAaaacggaggagaaagaggacgAGCCTGTGGAGCTGCACAAGAAGAAGGACgcccagctggaggaggaggcgcAGCGTctgaaggaggaggtggagaaacTGCGGGTGGAGATGGAGAAACTGGAGGAGTCCCAGAAGCActgggaggagaagaaagaggaggacgtgaaggaggaggaggtggacgaggagaagaagaaggagcgcgaggaggagaagaggagggaggaggtggaggagatcAGGAGGGAGCACAAGAAGGAGATGCAGAGTCTGGTGTCGGAGTACAGCAGCGCGCAGACGCACCTGCAGGCTCGCATCGTGGCCTTGGAGAATGA GCTGCGCGAGCGGGAGGAgcgctgcaggaggagggagcCCCGCTGTGACGATCTGCAGCTGGGGAGGCTTCAGGAGAGGCTGACGGAGAGGGACCAGCTCATCAAACGACTAGTG GAAGAGAGGCATCAGCTGCAGCTCCACCCTCCTGTTGCCGGGGACAACAGCACCCTCAGGCATCGTGACAGCAAGTCCCGCCCGGGGAGCGCCACGCCAACCATGAGG AAGAAGCGTGCTGAGTCTCCCCCTCGGGTGACCAGCGCCTCCAGCGCCGCAGCTTACGACAGGAGCATCTTCCTCCCCCAGTCCTCCTcgtcgtcttcctcctcctctgtccatcagcactcctcctccaccctccctcACCAGTCCTCCTCCCACCCTCAGACCTCCCCCcactactcctcctcctctcttccacACAAGCACACCTCCCTCTCCCTCAGCCAACAGTCCTCCCCCACCCTCCCTCGCTCCACCCGATCCCGGACGTCCTGCATCCCTCCCACCCCGGCGCCCACCGCCCCGCTCCCCGTCTGCCCCTCGGCGCAGACGGGCATCCGCTACGTGTCGCCGTCTTGCCAGGCCCATTCAGTCAG GGGCCCGTACCTGGAgcagagagggacagagggtCTGAAGCAGGAGTGGTTCACAAAATACTTCTCCTTTTAA